In Silene latifolia isolate original U9 population chromosome X, ASM4854445v1, whole genome shotgun sequence, the following proteins share a genomic window:
- the LOC141618932 gene encoding uncharacterized protein LOC141618932: MKESPSLVAWEHICKPLKQGGLGIKDLHCWNIATIGKYAWWVANKEDHLWVRWVHAIYIKQHQWQEYKPGIGSSWAWRKICQAKDRLQHLIFPPGSAYSIKDGYKWLKPDSENVPWYPWMLNKWILPKHSFLCWLVARGRLLTQDRLVTLGVLSQNVCYLCGLQEESHQHLFFECIYSMKCIRAVSAWCMVELPHRYCIQWWIEWRQSSLCRKKIVAVILACSMYQIWYARNICRLEGYLQRPGRLGQCVKQDCIRRMKNLVFKCKNSRVMQWIDNILY; encoded by the coding sequence ATGAAGGAAAGCCCCTCCCTAGTTGCTTGGGAACACATATGTAAACCCTTGAAACAGGGTGGATTAGGCATTAAGGATTTGCATTGTTGGAATATTGCCACCATAGGGAAATATGCCTGGTGGGTGGCTAACAAGGAGGATCATCTATGGGTTAGATGGGTCCATGCAATTTATATTAAGCAGCATCAATGGCAGGAGTATAAACCAGGAATTGGTAGCAGTTGGGCTTGGAGGAAGATCTGTCAAGCTAAAGACAGACTTCAGCATTTGATTTTCCCCCCTGGTTCTGCTTATAGCATTAAAGATGGATATAAATGGCTCAAGCCTGATAGTGAGAACGTTCCTTGGTATCCCTGGATGCTCAATAAGTGGATTTTGCCCAAGCATAGCTTCTTGTGTTGGCTAGTGGCTCGTGGGAGACTACTAACACAGGATAGACTTGTCACTCTGGGTGTGCTCAGTCAGAATGTCTGTTATCTCTGTGGTTTACAGGAGGAGAGTCATCAACACTTATTCTTTGAATGTATTTACAGCATGAAGTGCATTCGAGCTGTGAGTGCCTGGTGTATGGTTGAACTGCCACATAGGTACTGCATTCAGTGGTGGATTGAATGGAGGCAGTCCTCTTTGTGCAGGAAGAAGATTGTAGCTGTGATATTGGCTTGCAGTATGTACCAGATCTGGTATGCTCGAAATATTTGCAGACTTGAGGGTTATCTACAAAGACCAGGAAGACTTGGGCAATGTGTGAAGCAGGATTGCATTCGAAGAATGAAAAATTTAGTGTTTAAATGTAAGAACAGTAGAGTAATGCAATGGATTGATAATATTTTGTATTGA